From Prevotella melaninogenica, the proteins below share one genomic window:
- a CDS encoding IS982 family transposase, protein MITKDKITEIFCIADDFCKEFELETDKIGLSEKSKGCHRHRKWRMSKSEIITILICFHFNSYRNFRHYYTFFVKEHLADLFPNQLSYNRFLELEARVSVEMMMFLQICCFGRCTGISFIDSTCIPVCHNKRICRNKVFRNYATRGKSTMGWYFGFKLHLICNERGEILNFMLTKANVDDRDENVFNRLTDNVFGKLFADKGYISQGLFERLFNDGINLVTGIRSNMKNKLMPLYDRLLLRKRSVIETINDELKNVAQLVHSRHRSIFNFAMNVLSAIAAYSFFEKKPAVNIDFAIEQHSGQLTLF, encoded by the coding sequence ATGATTACCAAGGACAAAATTACTGAAATTTTCTGTATTGCAGATGACTTTTGCAAAGAATTTGAGTTAGAAACTGATAAAATAGGTCTCTCAGAAAAGAGTAAAGGGTGTCATCGCCATCGCAAGTGGCGTATGAGTAAGTCTGAAATCATAACGATATTAATTTGCTTCCACTTTAATTCCTATCGTAATTTTCGTCACTATTATACCTTTTTCGTAAAAGAGCATTTAGCAGATTTATTTCCAAATCAATTGTCTTATAATCGTTTTCTTGAATTAGAGGCAAGAGTCTCTGTAGAGATGATGATGTTCCTGCAAATATGTTGTTTTGGGAGGTGTACTGGTATTAGTTTTATTGACTCAACTTGTATTCCAGTTTGCCATAATAAACGTATTTGTCGCAATAAGGTTTTTAGAAATTATGCAACAAGGGGTAAGAGTACAATGGGATGGTATTTTGGATTCAAACTACATCTTATCTGTAATGAAAGAGGTGAGATTCTAAACTTTATGCTCACTAAAGCAAATGTTGATGACCGAGACGAAAATGTATTTAACAGGTTGACAGACAATGTGTTTGGTAAATTGTTTGCAGACAAAGGGTACATTTCTCAAGGATTATTTGAGCGATTGTTCAATGATGGAATAAATTTAGTTACGGGCATTAGGAGTAACATGAAAAACAAACTAATGCCACTTTATGATAGACTTCTTCTAAGGAAAAGATCTGTAATAGAGACTATCAATGATGAGCTAAAGAATGTAGCTCAATTAGTGCATTCAAGGCATAGAAGCATATTTAATTTCGCAATGAATGTTCTCTCTGCTATTGCAGCCTACAGCTTCTTTGAGAAGAAGCCAGCAGTGAACATAGACTTTGCTATAGAGCAACATTCGGGACAGCTTACATTATTCTAA
- the thrA gene encoding bifunctional aspartate kinase/homoserine dehydrogenase I, whose protein sequence is MKVLKFGGTSVGSVSSILSLQKIVEKEAKHQPIIVVVSALGGITDQLIATSQLALKGDESWKTEFESIVARHHKMIDAIITDPHDREMLFNKVDSLFEQLHSIYYGVFLIHDFSHKTEDTIVSYGERLSSRIVATLIRGAKWFDAREFIKTEEKLGKRSLDSELTNKLVVNTFSDLPRISLVPGFIAQDSDSGDITNLGRGGSDYTASILAASLNAEVLEIWTDVDGFMTADPRVIKSAYTINELSYTEAMELCNFGAKVVYPPTIYPVCVKNIPIKVKNTFNPDGQGTIIKAHIENNQKPIKGLSSIKGTTVITVTGLSMVGVVGVNRRIFSSLANNGISVFLVSQAASENNTSIGVKDEDADNAVKVLNEEFRLEIEDGRMFPMHAESGLATVAVVGENMRQTPGISGKLFEVLGRSGISVIAIAQGASEMNISFVVKGSDLRKALNVLHDSLFLSEYKVLNLFICGIGTVGGKLIEQIKSQYEELKQNSNLKLKVVGIASSKNAIFNHDGLSLDNYRKELKESEPSNPEHLRDIILKMNIFNSVFVDCTASKEVAALYQSLLENNISVIAANKIAASGTYDDYYHLKQTAIQRGVKFRFETNVGAGLPIIGTINDLRNSGDKILKIEAVLSGTLNFIFNEIGADVPFSETVKRAKEQGYSEPDPRIDLSGTDVIRKLVILTREAGYKVEQEDVEKHLFVPDDYFQGSVEDFWRRLPELDANFEQRRQLLAEEGKRWRFVATMEHGKTNVALKEVDSNHPFYNLEGSNNIVLLTTDRYKEYPMQIQGYGAGASVTAAGVFANIMSIANI, encoded by the coding sequence ATGAAAGTATTAAAGTTTGGCGGAACATCCGTAGGTTCTGTCTCGAGTATTTTAAGTCTACAAAAGATTGTAGAAAAGGAGGCTAAACATCAACCAATTATTGTGGTTGTTAGTGCCTTAGGTGGTATAACAGATCAGCTCATAGCTACTTCTCAACTTGCCTTGAAGGGTGATGAAAGTTGGAAAACAGAGTTCGAGTCTATTGTTGCACGACATCATAAGATGATTGATGCGATTATTACCGACCCACATGACCGTGAGATGCTATTCAACAAAGTGGATAGTCTTTTTGAGCAACTTCATTCTATTTATTACGGTGTATTCTTAATTCACGACTTCAGTCATAAGACAGAAGACACTATTGTAAGCTATGGTGAACGTCTAAGTTCAAGAATAGTAGCAACGCTTATTCGTGGAGCAAAGTGGTTTGATGCACGTGAGTTTATCAAGACTGAAGAGAAGTTGGGCAAAAGAAGTCTCGATTCAGAACTAACTAACAAACTTGTAGTAAATACTTTCTCTGACCTTCCTCGTATCTCCCTTGTACCTGGTTTTATAGCACAAGACAGTGACTCTGGCGATATTACCAATCTTGGGCGTGGTGGAAGTGATTACACGGCATCCATCCTTGCCGCATCACTCAATGCTGAAGTCTTGGAGATATGGACGGATGTTGACGGCTTTATGACAGCTGACCCTCGTGTCATCAAGAGTGCATATACCATTAATGAACTTTCCTATACGGAGGCCATGGAGCTTTGTAACTTTGGTGCAAAGGTCGTTTATCCTCCAACGATATACCCTGTTTGTGTAAAAAACATCCCAATCAAGGTAAAAAACACATTCAATCCAGATGGACAGGGTACGATTATTAAAGCACACATAGAGAACAATCAAAAACCTATTAAGGGTTTATCATCTATCAAAGGTACTACGGTCATTACTGTGACAGGTCTTTCAATGGTGGGTGTTGTTGGTGTCAACCGTCGTATCTTTAGTTCTCTTGCCAACAATGGTATCAGTGTCTTCCTCGTATCACAGGCAGCCTCAGAGAATAATACCTCTATCGGTGTGAAGGATGAAGATGCCGACAATGCTGTGAAGGTACTTAATGAAGAGTTCCGACTTGAGATAGAAGATGGACGTATGTTCCCTATGCACGCTGAAAGTGGACTTGCAACAGTGGCGGTCGTTGGTGAGAACATGAGACAGACACCGGGTATAAGCGGTAAGCTCTTTGAGGTTCTTGGTCGTTCTGGTATTAGTGTTATTGCTATTGCGCAGGGTGCATCTGAGATGAATATCTCATTTGTTGTGAAAGGCTCTGACTTAAGGAAAGCACTGAATGTACTTCATGATTCACTGTTCTTATCGGAATATAAAGTGCTGAATCTCTTTATTTGCGGTATTGGTACAGTAGGAGGAAAGCTCATTGAACAGATTAAGAGCCAGTATGAAGAGTTGAAGCAAAATTCTAACTTAAAGTTGAAGGTGGTGGGAATTGCTTCATCTAAGAATGCTATTTTCAATCACGACGGCTTAAGTCTTGATAATTATCGTAAAGAACTAAAGGAGAGTGAGCCTTCTAATCCAGAACATTTGCGTGATATTATCCTAAAGATGAATATCTTTAACTCGGTGTTTGTGGATTGTACTGCTTCTAAAGAGGTGGCTGCACTCTACCAGTCTTTGTTGGAAAATAATATCTCTGTGATTGCTGCCAACAAGATTGCAGCATCTGGAACATATGATGATTATTACCATTTAAAGCAGACAGCCATTCAACGTGGTGTCAAATTCCGCTTTGAAACAAACGTGGGTGCAGGTCTACCTATCATTGGTACAATCAATGACTTACGCAATTCAGGTGACAAAATACTTAAGATAGAAGCTGTATTGTCTGGTACACTAAACTTCATCTTTAACGAAATTGGAGCAGATGTTCCTTTCTCTGAGACTGTAAAACGCGCTAAAGAACAAGGCTATAGTGAGCCAGATCCACGCATAGACCTTAGTGGAACAGATGTCATTCGTAAGTTAGTTATCCTTACACGTGAGGCTGGATACAAGGTGGAACAAGAGGATGTTGAAAAGCATCTATTTGTTCCTGATGATTATTTCCAAGGTTCAGTAGAAGACTTCTGGAGGCGTCTTCCAGAACTTGATGCTAACTTTGAACAACGTCGTCAGCTATTAGCAGAGGAGGGTAAGCGTTGGCGTTTCGTTGCCACTATGGAACATGGTAAGACTAATGTTGCATTAAAAGAAGTGGATTCTAACCATCCTTTCTATAATCTTGAAGGTTCTAATAACATAGTTCTACTGACAACTGATCGTTATAAAGAATACCCTATGCAGATTCAAGGCTATGGTGCTGGTGCATCTGTTACCGCAGCAGGTGTGTTTGCAAACATTATGAGTATTGCAAATATATAA
- a CDS encoding NAD(P)/FAD-dependent oxidoreductase has protein sequence MTEEYQLRVLPQVAYNENNMKAYLAKEKGLDERTIYRVRVLKRSIDARHRDIYVNLKIRVYINEFPQDDPYVKTEYQDVSSRPSVVVVGAGPAGLFSSLKLIELGLRPIVLERGKNVRDRKLDMALISKTQEVNPESNYCFGEGGAGAYSDGKLYTRSKKRGPVDKILNVFCQHGASPSILADAHPHIGTDKLPRVIENMRNTILDCGGEVHFQTKMTSLILDGDKVVGVEAVDNSGTVSVKREFHGPVILATGHSARDVYRYLAEAGIEMEAKGIAVGVRLEHPSHLIDQIQYHNKNGKGKYLPTAEYSFVTQAQGRGVYSFCMCPGGFVIPSATGPEQTVTNGMSPANRGTQWSNSGMVVQLNPEDVEGDDVLRILRYQEQLERDTWQQGNRKQTAPAQRMADFVNNRLSYDLPKSSYAPGLISSPLHFWMPSFITKRLQEAFRTFGKQAHGFLTNEAVMIASETRTSSPVRILRDRERLMHVRLEGLFPCAEGAGYAGGIVSAGIDGERCAEMVSAYLQQL, from the coding sequence ATGACAGAGGAATATCAATTACGCGTTTTGCCCCAAGTTGCCTATAATGAAAACAACATGAAGGCATATCTTGCAAAAGAAAAGGGGCTGGATGAGCGTACCATTTATCGTGTTCGAGTATTGAAGCGTTCTATTGATGCACGCCATCGTGACATATATGTTAATCTGAAAATTCGTGTTTATATTAACGAATTTCCACAAGACGACCCTTATGTGAAGACTGAATACCAAGACGTAAGCAGTCGTCCTTCGGTCGTTGTGGTAGGCGCTGGTCCTGCTGGTTTGTTCTCTTCTCTGAAGCTAATCGAATTAGGATTGCGCCCAATAGTTCTCGAACGAGGAAAGAATGTACGTGATCGTAAGTTAGATATGGCTTTAATCTCGAAGACACAAGAGGTTAATCCTGAATCAAATTACTGCTTTGGTGAAGGTGGAGCTGGAGCGTATTCTGATGGAAAACTTTATACACGAAGTAAGAAGCGTGGCCCTGTTGATAAGATTCTAAATGTCTTTTGTCAACATGGTGCATCACCTTCTATCCTCGCTGATGCCCATCCACACATAGGTACAGACAAGCTTCCTCGTGTCATAGAGAATATGCGTAACACAATACTTGACTGTGGTGGTGAGGTTCATTTCCAAACAAAGATGACTTCTTTGATACTCGATGGTGATAAAGTTGTTGGTGTTGAGGCTGTTGATAACAGTGGAACTGTGAGTGTGAAGCGTGAGTTTCATGGTCCAGTCATTCTTGCTACGGGGCACTCTGCACGCGATGTCTATCGCTATCTTGCAGAGGCAGGAATTGAGATGGAAGCAAAAGGAATCGCTGTTGGAGTACGATTGGAGCATCCTTCTCACTTAATCGATCAAATACAGTACCATAATAAGAACGGTAAGGGGAAGTATCTTCCAACAGCAGAGTACTCTTTTGTGACACAAGCACAGGGACGTGGTGTATATTCTTTCTGTATGTGTCCTGGTGGTTTTGTGATTCCTTCAGCAACTGGGCCAGAACAAACAGTTACCAATGGTATGAGTCCTGCCAATCGTGGAACGCAATGGTCTAACTCGGGTATGGTTGTTCAATTAAATCCAGAGGATGTTGAAGGTGATGATGTTTTGCGTATCTTGCGTTATCAGGAACAGTTAGAGCGAGACACATGGCAGCAGGGAAACCGCAAACAGACTGCTCCTGCACAGCGTATGGCAGACTTCGTGAACAATCGTCTGTCGTATGATCTTCCTAAATCGAGCTATGCACCAGGACTTATTTCCAGTCCACTTCATTTCTGGATGCCATCATTTATCACAAAACGACTCCAAGAAGCATTCAGAACCTTTGGTAAACAAGCGCATGGTTTCCTTACGAATGAAGCTGTCATGATTGCTTCCGAGACTCGTACAAGTTCTCCTGTTCGTATCCTCCGTGATAGAGAACGCCTCATGCATGTCCGCCTTGAGGGGCTTTTCCCTTGTGCAGAAGGTGCTGGTTATGCTGGTGGAATCGTTAGTGCGGGCATTGATGGAGAGCGCTGTGCTGAAATGGTTTCGGCTTATCTCCAGCAATTATAA
- the nadC gene encoding carboxylating nicotinate-nucleotide diphosphorylase → MLSVEELNDKLIELAFSEDIGDGDHTTLCCIPADAKGESRLLIKEEGVLAGVNVAKRVFHLFDPELQVEVYVEDGSHVKPGDIVMSVKGRTQSLLQTERLMLNILQRMSGIATMTHKYQQALIDAGTKTRVLDTRKTTPGMRMLEKEAVKIGGGMNHRIGLFDMILLKDNHVDFCGGVHNAISMAKQYCKDHGKDDLKIECEVRNFTELEEALSEGCDRIMFDNFTPEDTRKAVEMVAGRCETESSGGITFDTMIPYAQAGVDFISFGALTHSVKGLDMSFKAVVSKD, encoded by the coding sequence ATGTTGTCAGTAGAAGAACTAAACGATAAACTTATCGAACTCGCTTTCAGTGAGGATATAGGTGATGGTGACCATACAACGCTTTGCTGCATCCCTGCTGATGCTAAGGGTGAAAGTAGATTACTGATTAAGGAAGAAGGAGTCTTGGCAGGAGTTAATGTTGCTAAAAGGGTGTTCCATCTTTTTGACCCTGAACTACAGGTAGAAGTCTATGTAGAAGACGGTTCTCATGTGAAGCCTGGCGATATTGTTATGAGTGTGAAGGGTAGAACGCAGAGCCTTTTGCAGACAGAACGTCTTATGCTTAACATCTTACAGCGTATGAGTGGTATTGCAACGATGACCCATAAGTATCAGCAAGCACTCATTGATGCAGGTACGAAGACACGCGTTTTAGACACACGTAAGACGACTCCAGGTATGAGAATGCTGGAAAAAGAGGCTGTGAAGATTGGTGGTGGTATGAACCATCGCATTGGTCTCTTTGATATGATTCTTCTGAAAGATAATCATGTTGATTTCTGTGGTGGTGTACATAATGCGATCTCTATGGCAAAGCAGTATTGTAAGGACCATGGTAAGGATGATCTCAAGATAGAATGTGAGGTAAGAAACTTTACCGAGTTGGAAGAAGCATTGAGTGAAGGCTGCGACCGTATCATGTTTGATAATTTCACACCAGAGGATACTCGAAAAGCAGTTGAGATGGTTGCTGGACGCTGTGAGACGGAGTCAAGTGGTGGAATTACCTTTGACACGATGATTCCTTATGCGCAAGCTGGTGTTGATTTTATTTCCTTTGGTGCACTAACACATAGTGTTAAAGGACTTGATATGAGCTTCAAGGCTGTGGTTTCAAAAGACTAA
- the nadA gene encoding quinolinate synthase NadA — protein sequence MIEKKWLEQGFIDEPIPEGTDVKTEIRRMCKEKNALIMAHYYTEGVIQELADFVGDSLALAQKAATTDADIIVMCGVHFMGETNKILCPEKTILVPDLNASCSLAESCPADEFEKFVKAHPNHTVVSYVNTTAATKAVTDVVVTSSNAKQIVESLPKDTPIIFGPDRNLGHYISEQTGREMLLWDGACEVHDRFSVEKIQQLKREHPAAKVLAHPECPPTVLCLADKVGSTSALLKYSVENDAQEFIVVTESGILVEMQRLAPQKTFIPAPPNDSDSPCNECEYMKYITLRKLYNCLKYEWPAIEVEPEMAKRAVKSIHRMLDISNRLGL from the coding sequence ATGATTGAAAAAAAATGGCTGGAACAGGGCTTTATAGATGAACCTATTCCTGAAGGGACAGATGTGAAAACTGAAATTCGTCGAATGTGTAAGGAAAAGAATGCACTTATCATGGCGCATTATTACACAGAAGGCGTAATTCAGGAGTTGGCAGATTTTGTAGGTGATAGTTTGGCTTTGGCACAAAAGGCAGCTACTACAGATGCCGATATCATCGTTATGTGCGGCGTACATTTCATGGGTGAGACAAATAAAATCTTATGTCCTGAGAAGACTATACTCGTCCCTGACCTTAACGCCTCTTGTTCGTTGGCAGAGAGTTGTCCAGCCGATGAGTTTGAAAAGTTTGTAAAAGCACACCCTAATCATACCGTGGTAAGCTATGTCAATACAACTGCAGCAACCAAAGCTGTGACAGATGTTGTAGTGACGAGCAGTAATGCAAAGCAGATTGTTGAGTCTTTACCAAAGGATACTCCTATCATTTTTGGACCAGATAGGAACTTAGGACATTATATCAGCGAGCAAACAGGACGTGAGATGTTGCTTTGGGATGGTGCATGTGAAGTTCATGATAGGTTCTCTGTAGAGAAGATTCAGCAGTTAAAACGCGAACATCCTGCAGCAAAAGTACTGGCTCATCCTGAGTGTCCACCTACTGTACTCTGCTTAGCTGATAAGGTTGGAAGTACATCTGCCTTATTGAAGTATAGTGTTGAGAATGATGCTCAGGAGTTTATTGTGGTGACGGAGAGTGGTATTCTTGTTGAAATGCAGCGATTGGCTCCACAAAAGACCTTTATTCCTGCTCCTCCTAATGATAGCGATAGCCCTTGTAATGAGTGTGAGTATATGAAATATATTACTTTGAGGAAGCTGTATAATTGCTTGAAGTATGAGTGGCCTGCTATTGAGGTTGAGCCAGAAATGGCAAAGAGGGCTGTCAAATCAATTCATAGAATGTTGGATATCTCAAACAGATTAGGTTTATAA
- the nadB gene encoding L-aspartate oxidase — MIHKFDFLVIGSGIAGMSYALSVANSGKGKVALVCKTSLDEANTAKAQGGIAAVTNLAIDNFEKHINDTMVAGDYISDPLAVRQVVCNAPEAIKALVNWGVNFDKHKDGTYDLHREGGHSDFRILHHADDTGFEIQRGLMNAVRANPNITVFENHYAVEIITQHHLGIKVTRRTPDIECYGAYILNPETKKVETFLSKVTLMATGGVGAVYAMTSNPVIATGDGIAMVYRAKGTVKDMEFVQFHPTVLYNPSETHPAFLITEAMRGYGGVLRLPNGQEFMQKYDKRLSLAPRDIVARAIDHEMKIHGLNHVCLDLTHKDAEETKRHFPHIYEKCLSVGIDITKEYIPVCPSAHYMCGGIKVDLNAESSIHRLYAVGECSCTGLHGGNRLASNSLIEAVVYAKSAAEHTLQMIDNYDFNTNIPEWNDEGTMTNEEHVLITQSIKEVGEIMSNYVGIVRSDLRLKRAWARLDLLYEETESLFKRVTATKDICELRNMINVGYLITRQAIERKESRGLHYTVDYPKHAYDEK, encoded by the coding sequence ATGATACACAAATTCGATTTTCTGGTTATCGGTAGCGGTATAGCAGGAATGAGTTATGCACTGAGTGTGGCAAATAGTGGTAAGGGAAAGGTTGCCCTTGTTTGCAAAACTTCTTTGGACGAAGCCAATACGGCTAAAGCACAAGGAGGAATAGCAGCTGTAACGAACCTTGCCATAGACAATTTTGAGAAGCACATCAACGATACTATGGTCGCTGGTGATTATATTTCTGACCCTTTAGCTGTAAGACAAGTTGTGTGTAATGCGCCAGAAGCTATCAAAGCGCTTGTTAACTGGGGTGTAAATTTTGATAAGCATAAAGACGGTACATACGACCTACATCGTGAAGGAGGGCACAGCGACTTTCGTATTCTTCATCATGCTGATGATACAGGCTTTGAGATACAGCGTGGATTGATGAATGCGGTGAGAGCTAACCCAAATATTACAGTCTTCGAAAATCACTATGCTGTTGAGATTATCACGCAACACCACTTGGGTATAAAGGTGACACGCAGAACCCCAGATATAGAATGTTATGGTGCGTATATCCTCAATCCTGAAACGAAAAAGGTAGAAACCTTCTTAAGTAAAGTAACACTCATGGCTACAGGTGGAGTGGGGGCAGTCTACGCAATGACATCTAATCCAGTGATAGCTACTGGAGATGGTATTGCAATGGTTTATCGAGCAAAGGGAACGGTAAAGGATATGGAGTTCGTACAGTTTCACCCGACGGTTCTTTACAATCCTTCTGAGACGCATCCAGCATTTCTGATTACTGAGGCTATGCGTGGCTATGGTGGGGTGTTGCGACTTCCTAATGGTCAAGAGTTCATGCAAAAGTATGATAAACGTCTTTCTCTTGCTCCACGTGATATCGTTGCTCGAGCTATCGACCATGAGATGAAGATTCACGGACTAAATCATGTTTGTCTTGACCTGACACATAAGGATGCTGAAGAAACGAAGCGTCATTTCCCACATATCTATGAGAAGTGTTTGAGCGTTGGGATTGATATAACAAAAGAATATATCCCTGTTTGCCCCAGTGCTCACTATATGTGCGGAGGTATAAAGGTCGATTTGAATGCAGAAAGTTCTATTCATAGACTCTATGCTGTTGGTGAATGTTCATGTACGGGGTTGCATGGTGGAAACCGACTTGCCAGTAACTCGCTGATAGAAGCAGTCGTCTATGCTAAGTCTGCAGCAGAACATACGCTTCAAATGATTGACAACTATGACTTTAATACAAATATTCCTGAGTGGAACGATGAAGGCACAATGACCAATGAAGAGCATGTTTTAATCACACAGAGTATTAAGGAAGTTGGCGAAATCATGAGCAATTATGTTGGTATTGTTCGAAGTGATTTACGTTTGAAGCGTGCTTGGGCAAGACTCGACTTATTGTATGAGGAGACAGAAAGCCTATTTAAGCGTGTGACGGCAACGAAGGATATATGCGAACTCCGTAATATGATAAATGTCGGTTATCTGATAACACGACAAGCCATAGAGCGAAAGGAAAGTCGAGGATTGCACTACACAGTAGATTATCCGAAGCATGCATATGACGAGAAGTAG
- the rprY gene encoding response regulator transcription factor RprY, whose product MDDKLKILLCEDDENLGTLLSEYLQAKGFQADLCPDGEVGYRAFLKSKYDICVLDVMMPKKDGFTLAQEIRQANAEVPIIFLTAKQLKEDILEGFKIGADDYITKPFSMEELVFRIEAILRRVRGKKTKESTMYTIGRFTFDTQKQLLTLDNNPEKATKLTTKENELLALLCAHSNEILQRDYALKTIWIDDNYFNARSMDVYITKLRKHLKPDPQVEIINIHGKGYKLIVPDEQ is encoded by the coding sequence ATGGATGATAAATTGAAAATTCTGTTGTGTGAAGACGATGAGAATCTCGGAACACTGTTGAGTGAATATCTGCAGGCAAAAGGCTTTCAGGCTGACCTCTGCCCTGATGGTGAGGTTGGTTACAGAGCCTTCTTGAAGAGCAAGTATGATATCTGTGTGCTTGATGTTATGATGCCAAAGAAGGATGGTTTTACCCTTGCACAGGAGATTCGTCAGGCAAATGCAGAAGTTCCTATCATCTTCCTTACTGCAAAGCAGTTGAAAGAGGATATCTTGGAAGGTTTCAAGATTGGTGCTGATGATTATATCACTAAGCCATTCTCTATGGAGGAACTCGTATTCCGTATTGAGGCTATCCTCCGTCGTGTAAGAGGAAAGAAGACCAAGGAGTCAACAATGTACACCATTGGTCGCTTTACTTTCGATACACAGAAGCAGTTGCTTACACTGGATAACAATCCTGAGAAGGCTACTAAGCTTACGACAAAGGAGAATGAGTTGCTCGCTTTGCTTTGCGCACACTCTAACGAGATTCTTCAGCGTGATTATGCTTTGAAGACTATTTGGATTGACGATAACTATTTCAATGCACGTTCAATGGATGTTTATATCACTAAGTTGCGTAAGCATTTGAAACCAGACCCACAGGTTGAGATTATCAATATTCACGGTAAGGGTTATAAACTCATCGTTCCAGACGAGCAGTAA
- a CDS encoding sensor histidine kinase translates to MKKKTIWTIAIIMGLSFLGLLLLQLNYIEEMAEMKKEQFDESVNRALYQASRNMELNETLRYLEDDVNKKERSQDDEQSTDKDTSTAAHQAPVTDDQGEPYTSFEAKLLQAKPSLTPKAMILRNDSSTLSATKRNMQEIVRNRYVYQKAMLEEVIYNILYSASDKPLRNRINFKLLDQDLKAEMMNNGINIPYHFTVTTQDGREVYKCPDYVSDGEENTYSQVLFRNDPVNRMGVVKVHFPQMNNYIFSSVRFMIPSIIFTFVLLVTFIFTIVTIFRQKRYSEIKNDFINNMTHELKTPIASISLAAQMMNDKTLTKSPKMIEHLGGVINDESKRLRFLVEKVLQMSMYDRKKAVLKKKYTDLNEMVETIAHSFSLRVEHTGGKVYTEIEAVDSLMYVDEMHFQNVIFNLLDNAVKYAKPDQPLDVYLKTWNTNENLYLSVRDTGQGIKKENLKKIFDKFYRVHTGNLHDVKGFGLGLAYVKKMVDLHEGEIKVLSEYGKGTKFVIKLPVIRDEEDEE, encoded by the coding sequence ATGAAGAAGAAAACAATTTGGACAATAGCCATAATCATGGGACTTTCGTTCCTTGGTTTGCTTCTGCTCCAGCTCAACTATATTGAAGAGATGGCTGAGATGAAGAAGGAACAGTTTGACGAATCTGTCAACCGTGCCCTCTATCAGGCATCACGCAATATGGAGTTGAATGAGACTCTTCGTTATTTGGAGGATGATGTAAACAAGAAGGAACGCTCACAAGACGACGAGCAGAGCACAGATAAAGATACATCTACTGCCGCACATCAGGCTCCTGTCACAGATGATCAAGGCGAACCCTATACCTCATTCGAGGCAAAGTTGCTTCAAGCAAAGCCTTCTTTGACACCAAAGGCTATGATTCTGCGCAATGATAGTAGTACATTGTCTGCTACAAAGCGTAATATGCAGGAGATTGTTCGCAATCGTTATGTCTATCAGAAGGCGATGTTGGAAGAGGTGATTTACAATATCCTTTATTCCGCTTCAGACAAACCATTGCGCAATAGAATCAACTTCAAGCTGTTGGATCAAGACTTAAAGGCGGAGATGATGAACAATGGAATCAATATTCCTTATCATTTCACGGTGACGACACAAGACGGTCGAGAGGTTTATAAATGTCCTGATTATGTAAGTGATGGTGAGGAGAATACTTATTCTCAGGTGTTGTTCCGTAACGACCCTGTAAACAGAATGGGTGTTGTAAAGGTTCATTTCCCACAGATGAACAACTACATCTTCTCCAGTGTACGGTTTATGATTCCGTCAATCATCTTTACTTTCGTACTGTTGGTTACCTTTATCTTCACGATTGTAACTATCTTCCGACAGAAGCGGTACAGTGAGATAAAGAATGACTTTATCAATAACATGACGCATGAGCTTAAGACGCCTATCGCAAGTATCTCTTTGGCAGCTCAGATGATGAACGATAAGACGTTGACAAAGAGTCCGAAGATGATAGAACACTTAGGAGGTGTTATCAATGATGAGTCAAAACGTTTGCGTTTCCTTGTTGAGAAGGTACTACAGATGAGTATGTACGACCGTAAGAAGGCTGTTCTAAAGAAGAAATACACCGACCTTAACGAGATGGTTGAGACGATTGCTCACTCCTTTAGTTTACGTGTTGAGCATACTGGCGGTAAGGTGTATACAGAGATCGAAGCGGTTGATTCGCTCATGTATGTTGATGAAATGCATTTCCAGAATGTTATTTTTAACCTCTTGGATAATGCAGTTAAATATGCGAAACCCGACCAACCATTAGATGTCTATTTGAAGACTTGGAATACGAATGAGAATCTCTATCTCTCAGTTCGTGATACTGGTCAAGGAATAAAGAAGGAGAACTTAAAGAAGATCTTTGATAAGTTCTACCGTGTTCACACTGGTAATCTTCACGATGTCAAAGGCTTTGGATTAGGCTTGGCATATGTAAAGAAAATGGTTGACTTACATGAAGGTGAGATTAAGGTGCTGAGCGAATATGGTAAAGGAACAAAATTCGTCATTAAACTCCCCGTTATTCGCGATGAGGAGGATGAAGAATAA